The Benincasa hispida cultivar B227 chromosome 9, ASM972705v1, whole genome shotgun sequence genome has a segment encoding these proteins:
- the LOC120087051 gene encoding phosphoinositide phosphatase SAC2-like — protein sequence MESSNSCTFDVQKFWLYQTFARYYVVGRGRKRTLWKVFSIDRMEPSDLNIFEDQTTYTAEECSDLLKRIHQGNRSMGGLKLITIGYGIVGFIRFLEPYYMLIITERKKIGTMLGAKVYGVSRSMMVIIPNPIVRTKKAYCNTEKRYQKLLNSVDLTKDFFFSYSYNVMRSLQDNLNKNKTDQNIYKSMFVWNEYLTRGIRKQLMNNNWTVALVYGFFKQIKLSVSGRDFDLTLIARRSRHYAGTRFLRRGVNDKGKVANDVETEQVVSEIMFEGRTLQISSVVQNRGSIPIFWSQETSLLKIFNPVVILPKQEDYKATKLHFKNLAERYGNPIIILDLTKTREKKPRETLLHAEYVNAIGCINAERSEENRLKFLQWDLKQHSRSEASTVLSNLKGLTKLALDLNGIFHCQVTRNSPSEGSARPYLEDVNISENNTSGSDDANGKCNVKIKRVQNGVLRTNCFDCLDRTNIAQYAYGLAALGHQLQTFGYLESPDIDLDDPLTRHLMDIYEIMGDKLALQYGGSPAHNKIFSERRGQWKPTIEYADIIKSVQRFVNNVYMDEEKQNGIDLFLGNPPPQKRTLLLDPDTHNKWRSTMKRSLSDSNIFLENEIPTTKQDSELLQLLHEESQNKCLVELMPEISTYCRYTSPEFPEVVSGSESDSNHEDTEMRATSRFLTADWYSESIYSCEEDLYNRIMNFSGENGEDSCYPIFDFGRWITRGGTFYL from the exons ATGGAATCGTCGAACTCCTGCACGTTCGACGTCCAGAAATTCTGGCTCTACCAAACATTTGCG CGATATTATGTAGTTGGAAGAGGGAGGAAGAGAACCTTGTGGAAGGTGTTTTCAATTGACAGAATGGAACCTTCCGATCTTAATATTTTTGAAGATCAAACCACTTATACGGCAGAAGAGTGCTCTGATCTTTTGAAAAGAATACATCAGGGGAACAGATCTATGGGTGGTCTTAAATTAATTACCATTGGCTATGGAATAGTTG gaTTCATACGGTTTCTAGAACCATATTACATGCTAATAATTACCGAGAGAAAGAAAATAGGCACCATGCTTGGGGCTAAAGTATACGGCGTTTCTAGGAGCATGATGGTTATAATTCCAAATCCTATTGTAAGGACCAAAAAGGCTTATTGCAATACGGAGAAAAG ATATCAGAAGCTTCTTAATTCGGTGGATCTAACCAAAGATTTCTTTTTCAGCTACTCATATAATGTTATGCGTAGCCTTCaagataatttaaataaaaataaaacagatcaaaatatttataaatcaatgTTCGTGTGGAATGAATATTTAACTCGAGGAATTCGAAAGCAGCTCATGAATAATAATTGGACAGTGGCTTTAGTGTACGGCTTTTTTAAACAG ATTAAACTTTCCGTATCTGGCAGGGACTTTGATTTAACTCTTATAGCTCGACGTTCACGTCATTATGCCGGTACGAG ATTTTTAAGACGAGGGGTAAATGATAAAGGCAAAGTTGCAAATGATGTTGAGACAGAACAAGTTGTTAGTGAGATTATGTTTGAAGGACGAACATTGCAAATAAGTTCCGTCGTCCAAAATAGAGGCTCAATTCCAATCTTTTGGTCACAGGAAACttctttattgaaaatattcaaTCCAGTCGTTATAT TACCGAAGCAAGAAGATTATAAAGCCACAAAACTTCACTTCAAAAATCTTGCTGAGAGATACGGGAACCCAATAATCATCTTAGATTTAACTAAG ACGCGAGAAAAGAAGCCTAGAGAAACTCTACTCCATGCCGAGTACGTAAATGCTATAGGATGTATCAACGCAGAACGTTCAGAGGAAAATCGTCTAAAATTTCTTCAATGGGATCTAAAACAACACTCAAGAAG TGAAGCTTCAACCGTATTGTCAAATTTAAAAGGATTGACAAAATTAGCATTGGACTTGAATGGAATATTTCATTGTCAAGTGACTCGAAATTCACCATCAGAGGGTTCTGCTCGGCCCTATCTCGA AGATGTAAATATTAGTGAAAATAATACCAGTGGGAGCGATGATGCAAACGGTAAATGTAATGTCAAaataaaaagagttcaaaatggaGTTCTCAGAACCAACTGTTTTGATTGTTTAGATCGAACAAATATTGCTCAGTATGCCTATGGGCTTGCTGCTTTAGGACATCAGCTTCAAACTTTTGGATATTTAGAATCACCGGACATTGATCTAGATGACCCTCTTACAAGACACTTGATGGATATTTATGAGATAATGGGAGACAAGCTTGCTCTCCAATATGGTGGTTCACCTGCCCACAATAAG ATATTTTCTGAGAGAAGAGGTCAATGGAAACCAACGATTGAGTATGCAGATATTATTAAATCTGTTCAAAGATTtgtaaacaatgtgtatatggACGAAGAGAAACAAAATGGCATTGACCT GTTTTTAGGGAACCCTCCTCCTCAGAAGCGCACGTTGCTGCTGGATCCAGACACGCACAATAAATGGAG GTCTACCATGAAAAGATCACTCTCAGATAGCAATATTTTCTTAGAAAATGAAATTCCTACGACCAAACAAGATAGTGAACTTTTACAACTATTGCACGAAGAATCGCAAAACAAATGTCTCGTCGAGTTAATGCCAGAAATCTCAACCTATTGCAG GTACACAAGTCCAGAATTTCCCGAGGTAGTTTCTGGTTCTGAGTCAGATTCTAATCATGAAGATACAGAAATGAG AGCAACCTCGAGATTTCTTACCGCAGATTGGTATTCTGAATCGATTTATTCCTGTGAAGAAGACCTCTATAACAG AATTATGAACTTCTCGGGAGAAAATGGAGAGGATAGTTGCTATCCGATATTTGACTTTGGAAGATGGATTACAAGGGGAGGCACTTTTTACCTTTGA